Proteins found in one Hevea brasiliensis isolate MT/VB/25A 57/8 chromosome 18, ASM3005281v1, whole genome shotgun sequence genomic segment:
- the LOC110651003 gene encoding WUSCHEL-related homeobox 1: MMNRGDKNVLNMNDSVYFAEFLPTISPKPKSRSTSHITTTLPYSSCTHSTTSTRLGLDGHLLGSGNNINASEQNRREIFMNEQPLMGMSSRWNPTPEQLLALEEMYRRGTRTPTAEQIQQIAAQLRRFGKIEGKNVFYWFQNHKARERQKRRREVETSCKVRKHDTAGNLDMKESAGGLRRTVYEVEQKKTLVPPSSCSEHLEEPVSMLRAVTTESTTTCGWSQFERELHQHKSCSVEKNTTWQTVEYPSSYPSQLINNMTTRSSSSRFLNSQKQNSWFKPSRRSENETNLDDNDEDDKIEEVETLELFPLCSSEDCNGVNGSKNDTKVPITAINTKLSPNQFFEFLPLKN; encoded by the exons ATGATGAATAGAGGCGACAAAAATGTGCTTAACATGAATGATTCAGTCTATTTTGCAGAATTCTTACCTACAATTAGCCCAAAGCCTAAAAGCAGGAGCACTAGTCATATCACGACAACTCTTCCTTATTCCAGTTGCACTCATAGCACCACTAGTACTCGTCTAGGACTCGATGGTCACCTTCTGG GCTCAGGCAATAATATTAATGCATCGGAGCAAAATAGGAGAGAAATATTCATGAACGAACAGCCATTAATGGGGATGAGTTCGCGGTGGAACCCAACGCCGGAGCAGCTACTAGCACTGGAAGAAATGTACAGACGTGGAACGCGAACGCCAACAGCGGAACAAATCCAACAAATAGCTGCACAGCTTCGTAGGTTTGGGAAGATCGAAGGCAAGAATGTGTTCTACTGGTTTCAAAACCACAAAGCAAGAGAACGACAAAAACGCCGTCGTGAAGTAGAGACTAGTTGTAAAGTACGAAAGCATGATACTGCTGGAAACCTGGATATGAAGGAATCAGCTGGCG GGTTGAGAAGGACAGTTTATGAAGTTGAACAGAAAAAGACTCTGGTACCACCTTCAAGCTGCAGTGAGCATTTGGAG GAACCTGTTTCAATGCTTAGAGCAGTAACAACAGAAAGCACAACAACATGTGGATGGTCACAATTTGAGAGGGAATTACACCAACATAAAAGTTGCAGTGTAGAGAAGAACACAACGTGGCAAACTGTGGAGTATCCTTCTTCTTATCCTAGCCAGCTCATAAACAACATGACCACAAGAAGTTCAAGTTCAAGATTCTTAAATTCTCAAAAGCAGAATTCATGGTTTAAACCCAGCAGGAGATCAGAGAATGAAACCAATCTTGATGATAATGATGAGGATGATAAAATTGAAGAGGTTGAAACCCTTGAGCTATTTCCACTTTGCAGCAGTGAGGATTGTAACGGTGTTAATGGTAGCAAGAATGACACAAAAGTACCCATCACAGCCATAAATACAAAATTGAGTCCAAACCAATTCTTTGAGTTTCTTCCACTGAAGAATTGA